AGTTGGTCCACGCCGACGCCGGACCGGACGCCGGCCTGGACGGCCAACCCAGCGACGACGGCCAACGGACCCGGCACCTGGACCGCGACGGCCAACGGGCCGGGAAACGGGTCGGGGAATCGGCCGACCACGGTAAACGGGCCGGCGGTGGGAAACGGTGCGGCCGGTGGTCAGCCGGCGTGGGCACCGGGCGCCCGGCCACCCGGGACGGCCAGCACCGGCCTGCCCCGACGGATCCGCGGCGATGGCTTGCAGGCCGAACTGCACGACCTGCCGACCCCGCAGGCCGCAAGCGACCTGCTCGACCCCGAGGTGGTGCGGGCCCGGCTGTCCGCCCTCTCCGCCGGGGTCGCCTCCGCGATGCGACGTAACCAGACGAAACCCACCGGGAGGCCCGAATGATGACAAACGTCAGCCCCGGACTCGACTGGCTCCTGGCGAACTTCGCCGAGCAGGTCCCGGACGTGTCGCACGCCCTCGCCGTCTCCGGAGACGGACTACGGCTGGCTGCCTCACCCCACCTCTCCACCGACCAGGCGGACCAGCTCGCCGCCGTGATCAGCGGCCTGGCCAGCCTGACCGTCGGTGCCGCCCGACTGATGTCCGCCGGCCGGGTCCGGCAGCAGATCGTCGACATGGACGGCGGTGTGCTGCTGGTCATGGCGGTCGGCGACCGGGCCCTGCTCGGGGTGCTGGCCGCCTCCGGCTGCGACCTCGGCCAGATCGGCTACGAGACGGCCACCCTGGTCCAGCGGGTCGCCGAGGCCCTGGAACCGGCGGTGCGGGCATGAGCGGGCAACGGCGGCTGGTTGCGCTGCTGACGGTCGGGCTGCTGGTCGGGCTGACCGTCGGCTGCGGCAGCACCGAGGAGACGGCGCAGCCGCGCCCGTGGCACGACGGGCGAATCTTCCTGGCCACCGGCAACACCACCGGCGTCTACTACCAACTCGGCGGCGGATACGCCGACGTCATCAGCCGCCACCTGCCCGGTTACGAGGCCCGCGCCGAACCGACAGGTGCCTCCGGGGAGAACATCACCCGGCTGGTCGAGGGCGACATGGAGATCGCCTTCAGCCTGGCCGACACGGCGGCGGACGCCACCGCCGGCCGTGGTGCCTTCGCCGGTCGGCCCCAGCCGGTCCGGGCCCTGGCCCGGGTCTACAGCAACTACACCCACGTGATCGTCCGGGTGGACGCCGAGATCACCGACCTGGCGGCGCTGCGCGGCAAGCGGGTCTCCACCGGCTCACCCAAGTCCGGTACCGACGTCATCGCGGGCCGGCTGCTCAGCGCCGCCGGACTCGACCCGGAGCGGGACGTACGCCGGGCCCGGTTGTCGCTGCCGGAGACGGTGGCCCGGATGCGCGCCGGCACCCTGGATGCGATGTTCTTCTCCGGCGGGCTACCCACGCCGGGCATCGCCGACCTGCTCAACGGCGCCCGGGACCGGTTCGCCCTGCTGCCGGTCGCCAACCTGATCGAGCCGCTCACCGCCACGCACGGCTCGGTCTACACCACCGCCGAGCTGCCCCGCAAGACCTACGACTCGGCCGCCGCCACCCCGACCGTGACGGTGGCCAACGTGATCCTGGTCAGTGCGGACATGCCCGACCAACTGGCGTACGACCTGACCCGACTGCTCTTCACCTACCAGGCCGACCTGGCGGCGGCCCACCCCGAGGCCCGCAACTTCGACCGCCAGAGTGCCTCCTCCACCGACCCGATTCCCCTGCACCCCGGCGCCGCCCGCTACTACCAGGGCAGCTGACTCGAAAGTAGACCTACTTCCTCCCGATCAGGGCCGCTTCGCGCTTGATCACCTCTTGCGGCGTTAGATCTTGGTACGGGAGCGCCCCCATAGGGGCGGTTTCGTACCAAGATCTGCGTGGGTCGCTAGGCGCGGGCCTGGAGGTGGGTGATGAAGGTGTGCCAGGTGGTGGCGCACGTGCTGGCCGCCCGTTTCCTCACCTGGGCCCGCGCCCGATCAGACGAACCGACCGGCTGACAGTGCTGCTGGTCAGCGGTAGAGCAGGCGGTTCATTCGGCGGGACGCGATCAACAGGCCGGCCGCCAGCACCGCGAGCAGGTAACCCACGTCGAGCAGCAATCCCCAGTCGGCCGTGCCGACGGTCAGCCCACGGATCAGGTGCACCGCCCGGTAGAGCGGAGTCACCTCGATCAGCCAGCGCAGCAGTGCCGGGTACGCCTCGGCGGGTACGAAGGTGCCGGAGAACAGGAAGAGCGTGAACTGGGCCGAGTTGATCAGGTCGAACTCCTGCCAACTGCGCAGGAACGTGGCGATCGCCATGCCGAGCGCGCCGAACGTGAAGCCGACAAGCACCGCCGCCGGGAACGCGGCGAGCGCGCGGGCGGGCGCGGTCAGCTCCATCCCGACCATCACCACCAGGAACGCGGCCGAGTACGCGCTGCCCCGCAGCATCGCCCAGGCCAACTCGCCGAGGGCGATCTCGAACGGCTGCACCGGGGTGGCGATCACCCCGTCGTACAGCTTCATGTACTTCAGCTTTCCGAAGAAGTTGAAGGTGGTCTCCGCAAGCGCGCCGCTCATCGCCGACGAGGCGAGCATGGCCGGCGCGACGAAGGCCGCGTACGTGACGACCGCACCGCCGGGCAACGTCAGGTCGCCGATCAGCGCACCCACCCCGACACCGATCGACAACAGGTAGAGCAGCGGCTCGACCAGGCCGGAGATGAGCAGCAGCCAGTAGACGGACCGCAGGGCCGCGACGTTGCGCCCGGTCACCGACGCGGATCGCCGCGACGCGGCGGCGATGTCGACCAGCCGGGGCAGCACCAGGTTGACCATGAACCCCTCCTAGACGACGAGCTTGCGGGCGAAGGCGCGTCGGGCGAGCAGCCAGCCCAGGACCGCCCAGGCGGCGAGGTAACCCAGGTGGCCAGCGACCGACCACTGTGGCGCGACGCCGAGCACCGCCGCCCGGCACAGGTCCACGGCGTGCCAGAGCGGTGTGGCGTACGCGAGCCAGCGCAGCACCAGCGGCAGCGACTCGACCGGGAAGAACACCCCGGCGAACAGGGTCATCGGGATCACCGCGAAGCGGAACAGCATCGCCAGCCAACTGTCCGAGTCGACCGACGCCGCGTACGCGAAGGTGGGTGCGGCGACGGCCAGCGCGAGCAGCGCCGCCACCGGCAGCGCCAGCACCGCCCACGGCGATCGCAGCGCTCCCAGCCCGCCGGTCACCAGCAGGAACGCGATGACCGAGGTCAGCACCCGGAACAGCACGAACGACAGGTGGCCGGCGAGGATGTCGCCGACTCGCAGCGGCGACGAGCGCTGCCCGTAGTAGATCTTCTGCCACTGGAGGTTGCCGAACACCGGCCAGGTCGACTCGGCGATCGCCACCTGCAACGCCGTCGACGCGAGCAGCCCACCGACGATCCACTCCAGGTAGGAGACGCCACCGACACCCTGGTCGATGTACGCGCCGACGCCGACTCCGAACCCGAGCACGGTGAGCGTGGGCAGCAGGAACGACGAGAAGACACCGGAGCGCCAGGTGCGCCGGTAACCCACCAGGTGGTATTCGAGCACCGTCAGGGCCGGCACCCGCGGCAGGGTGCGTCGGTCCCGGGTCAGCTGTGCCATGGCAGCACCCTTTCCAGTCCTGATCAGTCGACGAGGGTGCGGCCGGTGAGGTGCAGGAAGACGTCCTCCAGGCTGCTGCGGCGGACCAGCACGTTGGCCGGACGCAGGCCGAGCGCGGCGACCTCGGCCACCGCCGCGTCACCGTCGGGGACGTAGAGCAGGATCCGGTCGGGCAGCACCTCGACCCGCTCCCCCAGGGCGTCCAGCTTGCCGGCGAACGCCTCCTGCGAGTCACCGGCGAACCGCAGCTCGACCACCTCGCGGGTGGCGTGCCGCTCGATGAGCGCACGCGGTGACCCCTCGGCGACGATCCGTCCGCCGTCCATCACGACCAGCCGGTCGCAGAGCTGCTCGGCCTCGTCCATGTAGTGCGTGGTGAGCACCAGCGTGACGCCCTGACGCTTGAGCCGGAACAGCCGTTCCCAGACCAGGTGCCGGGCCTGCGGGTCGAGGCCGGTGGTCGGCTCGTCGAGCAGCACGATGTCCGGCTCGTTGACCAGCGCGCGGGCGATGGTGAGCCGGCGCTTCATGCCACCGGAGAGGGGCTCGACCTTGCTCTCCGCCCGCTCGCTTAGCTGCACGAAGTCGAGCAACTCGGTGGCCCGGGCCCGGGCCACCCGGCGGGGGATGCCGAAGTAGCGCGCATAGGTGATGAGGTTCTCCCGGACGGTCAGCTCCGGATCGAGGTTGTCGAGCTGGGGGCAGACGCCGAGCCGGGCCCGGATGGCGGGGCCGTCGCGCACCGGGTCCATGCCGAGGATGCGCAGCTGGCCGGAGCTGGGCGGCGAGATGCAGCCGACCATCCGCATGGTGGACGACTTACCGGCGCCGTTGGGCCCGAGGAAGCCGAACGCCTCACCGGCGTTGACCGCCACGTCGATGCCGTCGACGGCGGTGAAGTCGCCGAACCGCTTCACCAGCCCCCGTGCCTGGATGAGTGGTTGTGCCATGGTCACCCCCGGACCCTAGACACCCGGGCGGACACTTTCCCACCGAGTTACCCGCCGAGTGGGACCGCACCGGCTCCTGGCGGGACCGGCGAGCGGCGGGTCACAGGACCGGCGAGCGGTGGGTCACAGGTCCGCAGGCGTCGTCGCGGCGCGGGCCGCCGCCACCAGGCGGCCGGTTTCGGTGCGCACGGCCTCGTCGTCGGTCGGGGTGCCGGGGTCGTAGTGGACCATCCAGGTGAGACCGTTCACGCCGGGCACCCGCCGGCCGACGATCCGGCCGGCCCCGCCGGGCAGCGCGTGGTGCTGGGTGTACGCGACGGACCCGGTGACCCGGGCGCGCACCTGGTGCGGCAGTTCGCCCGGATCGAGCAGCAGGTAACGCTCGGCCGGGCAGTCGGCGACCACCAGGTAGCCGTCGCGTTCGGTCACCTGTTCGCCAGGGGTGACGGTCAGCTCCCGACCGGACCAGACGGCCTTGACGATCTCGTGCCAGCCGAGCCGGTGGCTCCGACCGGGCAGCCAGAGCCCCAGGTTGCTGGCGACCACCACCCCGTCGCCCTCGCCGTTGCCGGCGGCGGCCCAGGTCAGCATCCGCTCGTCGCGGTCCAGCGGAGGGCGGGCGGCCGAGGGCAGCTTGGGCCGGCGGCGGAACAGTCCCATGTTTTTACAATCCTCCCGCTGCCTGCTCGCGCAGGGCTCGGGCGTGCTGCTCCAGCGAGAGCAGCTCGCCGAAGGTGGCAAAGTACTCGTCCTTGTTGTTCACCGGGTTGATCCGCTGGATCCGCGATTTCAACTCGCGGATCCGGGCGGTCACCGAGCCCCACTGCAACCGGGCCATGGTGATCGAGACGTACCGGGGGTCCGGCTCGCCGTCGATCCGCAGCGGCTCCACCGCCAACTCGCCCACCAGGGCCTGGGCCGCGAGGTCGGCGCAGGCGTCGCGGACCGCCTCGATCCACACCGCGCCGCCGGTGGCCGTGGCGGCGCCACCGGCCTCGGCGATGGCCGCCCGGACGACCACGTGCACCGGGTGCCGGTAGTCGGTCGCCTCGACGGCGTCGAACATCGGCCCG
This DNA window, taken from Micromonospora sp. FIMYZ51, encodes the following:
- a CDS encoding ABC transporter ATP-binding protein — translated: MTMAQPLIQARGLVKRFGDFTAVDGIDVAVNAGEAFGFLGPNGAGKSSTMRMVGCISPPSSGQLRILGMDPVRDGPAIRARLGVCPQLDNLDPELTVRENLITYARYFGIPRRVARARATELLDFVQLSERAESKVEPLSGGMKRRLTIARALVNEPDIVLLDEPTTGLDPQARHLVWERLFRLKRQGVTLVLTTHYMDEAEQLCDRLVVMDGGRIVAEGSPRALIERHATREVVELRFAGDSQEAFAGKLDALGERVEVLPDRILLYVPDGDAAVAEVAALGLRPANVLVRRSSLEDVFLHLTGRTLVD
- a CDS encoding TAXI family TRAP transporter solute-binding subunit; its protein translation is MSGQRRLVALLTVGLLVGLTVGCGSTEETAQPRPWHDGRIFLATGNTTGVYYQLGGGYADVISRHLPGYEARAEPTGASGENITRLVEGDMEIAFSLADTAADATAGRGAFAGRPQPVRALARVYSNYTHVIVRVDAEITDLAALRGKRVSTGSPKSGTDVIAGRLLSAAGLDPERDVRRARLSLPETVARMRAGTLDAMFFSGGLPTPGIADLLNGARDRFALLPVANLIEPLTATHGSVYTTAELPRKTYDSAAATPTVTVANVILVSADMPDQLAYDLTRLLFTYQADLAAAHPEARNFDRQSASSTDPIPLHPGAARYYQGS
- a CDS encoding roadblock/LC7 domain-containing protein produces the protein MTNVSPGLDWLLANFAEQVPDVSHALAVSGDGLRLAASPHLSTDQADQLAAVISGLASLTVGAARLMSAGRVRQQIVDMDGGVLLVMAVGDRALLGVLAASGCDLGQIGYETATLVQRVAEALEPAVRA
- a CDS encoding ABC transporter permease, whose protein sequence is MVNLVLPRLVDIAAASRRSASVTGRNVAALRSVYWLLLISGLVEPLLYLLSIGVGVGALIGDLTLPGGAVVTYAAFVAPAMLASSAMSGALAETTFNFFGKLKYMKLYDGVIATPVQPFEIALGELAWAMLRGSAYSAAFLVVMVGMELTAPARALAAFPAAVLVGFTFGALGMAIATFLRSWQEFDLINSAQFTLFLFSGTFVPAEAYPALLRWLIEVTPLYRAVHLIRGLTVGTADWGLLLDVGYLLAVLAAGLLIASRRMNRLLYR
- a CDS encoding ABC transporter permease → MAQLTRDRRTLPRVPALTVLEYHLVGYRRTWRSGVFSSFLLPTLTVLGFGVGVGAYIDQGVGGVSYLEWIVGGLLASTALQVAIAESTWPVFGNLQWQKIYYGQRSSPLRVGDILAGHLSFVLFRVLTSVIAFLLVTGGLGALRSPWAVLALPVAALLALAVAAPTFAYAASVDSDSWLAMLFRFAVIPMTLFAGVFFPVESLPLVLRWLAYATPLWHAVDLCRAAVLGVAPQWSVAGHLGYLAAWAVLGWLLARRAFARKLVV